The following proteins are co-located in the Candidatus Competibacteraceae bacterium genome:
- a CDS encoding enoyl-CoA hydratase produces MSASHHSEDILVLRQDEAGVATLTLNRPKQYNALSQAMLGALQAALDAVAADESIQVAVIAGSGAAFCAGHDLKEMRANTDRAFHQALFAQCGQVMLTINRLPQPVIARVHGIATAAGCQLVAACDLAVASDNARFAVSGINVGLFCSTPGVALSRNLGRKQALEMLLTGEFIDAPTAQRQGLINRVAPLDQLDAEIGRLADAICGKSPLAIRMGKALFYRQLGLPLEEAYACASEAMACNMNSEDAREGIDAFIAKRKPAWKGC; encoded by the coding sequence ATGAGCGCGTCCCATCATTCCGAAGACATTCTCGTGCTGCGTCAGGACGAAGCCGGTGTCGCCACGCTGACACTCAATCGCCCCAAACAGTACAACGCGCTATCGCAAGCCATGCTGGGCGCGCTGCAAGCGGCGCTGGACGCCGTCGCGGCCGATGAAAGCATTCAGGTCGCGGTGATCGCCGGAAGCGGCGCGGCGTTCTGCGCCGGCCACGATCTCAAGGAAATGCGCGCCAACACCGACCGGGCGTTCCACCAGGCACTGTTCGCGCAATGCGGACAGGTGATGCTGACCATCAACCGCTTGCCACAGCCGGTAATTGCGCGGGTACACGGCATCGCCACCGCCGCCGGCTGCCAACTGGTCGCGGCCTGCGATCTGGCGGTCGCCTCCGATAATGCCCGATTTGCGGTCTCCGGCATCAACGTCGGCCTGTTCTGCTCGACCCCCGGCGTGGCGCTGAGCCGCAACCTGGGTCGCAAGCAGGCGCTGGAAATGCTGTTGACCGGCGAGTTCATCGATGCGCCGACCGCCCAGCGTCAGGGTTTGATCAACCGGGTGGCGCCGCTGGATCAACTGGACGCGGAGATCGGGCGGCTGGCCGACGCCATTTGCGGCAAGTCGCCGCTGGCGATTCGCATGGGCAAGGCATTGTTCTATCGGCAATTGGGATTGCCCCTGGAAGAAGCCTACGCCTGCGCCAGCGAGGCCATGGCCTGCAACATGAACAGCGAGGACGCCCGCGAAGGTATCGACGCTTTCATCGCCAAGCGCAAACCGGCATGGAAAGGCTGTTAA
- a CDS encoding IS630 family transposase, translating to MDIFQQVENEAVRPLRYWCQDESRFGLKTITRRVITALGIKPVGPVQWTFQSFWLYGAIEPLSGENFFLEFSHLDADCFQWFLNEFSKTYPHSLNVIQLDNGRFHYAKKLVIPDNVVLLFQPPYSPDVNPIERVWQSMKDQLCWINLKTLDELRKKVDELIQSLLPSEVVSLTSFDFILSALK from the coding sequence ATTGATATTTTTCAGCAAGTTGAAAATGAAGCGGTCCGGCCTTTACGGTATTGGTGCCAAGATGAAAGTCGCTTTGGATTAAAAACGATCACCCGGCGGGTCATCACCGCATTGGGGATTAAGCCAGTTGGTCCAGTTCAATGGACCTTTCAATCATTTTGGCTCTATGGTGCCATTGAGCCACTGAGTGGCGAAAACTTCTTTTTAGAATTTTCCCATTTGGATGCTGATTGCTTTCAGTGGTTTTTGAATGAATTTTCTAAAACTTATCCGCACAGCCTCAACGTAATTCAATTGGATAACGGTCGCTTTCATTATGCCAAAAAACTTGTAATCCCCGATAATGTCGTCTTATTATTCCAACCGCCTTACAGTCCCGATGTGAACCCCATTGAGCGTGTTTGGCAATCAATGAAAGATCAATTGTGTTGGATCAATTTAAAAACCCTAGATGAACTACGTAAAAAAGTGGATGAACTCATTCAATCGCTTCTCCCAAGCGAAGTGGTTTCTTTGACCAGTTTTGATTTTATTTTATCTGCACTAAAGTAG
- a CDS encoding helix-turn-helix domain-containing protein — MQWNYHGGRRSRITEAMREALQRRLDDPTHGFHSYGQIQQWLLQEYEVDIPYSTVHQVVRYQLKAKLKVARPTSVHRHEEAVVSFKKNFHDNLN, encoded by the coding sequence TTGCAGTGGAATTATCATGGCGGCCGTCGTTCGAGAATTACCGAAGCTATGAGAGAGGCACTCCAGCGCCGTCTGGACGATCCGACTCATGGATTTCATAGTTACGGACAAATCCAGCAGTGGCTTCTCCAGGAATACGAGGTCGATATTCCTTATTCAACAGTGCATCAAGTCGTTCGTTATCAACTCAAAGCAAAACTTAAAGTGGCGCGGCCAACGAGCGTTCATCGCCATGAAGAGGCGGTGGTTTCTTTTAAAAAAAACTTCCACGACAACTTGAATTAA
- a CDS encoding alpha-ketoglutarate-dependent dioxygenase AlkB, giving the protein MNESWPPPAAATGLSVEPLAFPDGEGVLFRRAFAPGESTRLFATLHQETDWRQQVIVLYGRSISSPRLSAWHGDSDAVYRYSGLRLEPAPWTPILLDVRERVEALAAARFNSVLLNLYRDGQDSMGWHSDDEPELGRNPLIASISLGAARRFLLQHKKRRLRLEWLLEDGDVLVLGGTTQHCWRHHVPKIRQPMGPRINLTFRWIHGPRDLSSCSDEPPSAILEPSRQ; this is encoded by the coding sequence ATGAACGAATCCTGGCCGCCGCCGGCGGCCGCGACCGGGTTGAGCGTCGAGCCATTGGCTTTCCCGGACGGGGAAGGCGTATTGTTCCGGCGGGCGTTCGCGCCGGGGGAAAGTACCCGCCTGTTCGCGACCCTGCATCAAGAAACGGACTGGCGGCAACAGGTGATCGTCTTGTACGGCCGCTCGATCAGTTCGCCCCGCTTGAGTGCTTGGCACGGTGATTCCGACGCCGTGTACCGCTATTCCGGCCTGCGGCTGGAACCGGCCCCATGGACTCCGATACTGCTGGACGTGCGGGAACGGGTGGAAGCGCTGGCGGCGGCTCGCTTCAACAGTGTGCTGCTCAATCTGTATCGCGATGGCCAGGACAGCATGGGTTGGCACAGCGACGACGAACCGGAACTCGGCCGCAATCCGTTGATCGCCTCGATCAGCTTGGGCGCCGCCCGCCGCTTTCTGTTACAGCATAAGAAACGACGGCTGCGGCTGGAGTGGTTGCTGGAGGACGGCGACGTGCTGGTGCTGGGCGGAACGACCCAGCACTGCTGGCGGCATCATGTGCCCAAGATCCGCCAACCGATGGGACCGCGAATCAATCTGACGTTTCGCTGGATTCACGGCCCTCGGGACCTGTCCTCTTGTTCGGACGAGCCTCCATCAGCTATTCTTGAACCATCACGCCAATAA
- a CDS encoding DUF2789 domain-containing protein, protein MDTTAHNLSTLFEQLGLPADANAIKTFIHWHRPLDPKVPLHQAPWWHPVQAEFLAQAIAEDSDWAEQVDELDALLRPAPEAS, encoded by the coding sequence ATGGACACCACGGCACATAATCTGAGCACGCTGTTCGAGCAACTGGGTCTACCCGCCGACGCGAACGCCATCAAGACCTTCATCCACTGGCACCGGCCACTCGACCCCAAGGTCCCGCTGCATCAAGCACCCTGGTGGCACCCGGTCCAGGCCGAGTTCCTGGCGCAGGCGATCGCGGAAGACTCGGACTGGGCCGAACAGGTCGACGAACTCGACGCCCTGCTCCGCCCCGCGCCGGAAGCGTCCTGA
- a CDS encoding helix-turn-helix domain-containing protein, which translates to MSRSLQVEIHESSEELKRIMNEQTHAKFRERLQILYWIKSEIFHSLQELADHLGRSKSVIVKWLKVYRTQGLIGLLQWNYHGGRRSRITEAMREALQRRLDDPTHGFHSYGQIQQWLLQEYEVDIPYSTVHQVVRYQLKAKLKVARPTSVHRHEEAVVSFKKTSTTTHCTGQNHLTK; encoded by the coding sequence ATGAGCCGCTCATTACAAGTCGAAATCCACGAATCCTCCGAAGAACTAAAGCGCATAATGAATGAACAAACTCACGCCAAGTTTCGAGAGCGATTACAAATTCTATATTGGATTAAAAGTGAGATTTTTCATTCTTTACAAGAGTTAGCCGATCATTTAGGGCGATCGAAATCCGTCATTGTCAAGTGGCTCAAAGTATATCGTACCCAAGGCTTAATCGGGCTGTTGCAGTGGAATTATCATGGCGGCCGTCGTTCGAGAATTACCGAAGCTATGAGAGAGGCACTCCAGCGCCGTCTGGACGATCCGACTCATGGATTTCATAGTTACGGACAAATCCAGCAGTGGCTTCTCCAGGAATACGAGGTCGATATTCCTTATTCAACAGTGCATCAAGTCGTTCGTTATCAACTCAAAGCAAAACTTAAAGTGGCGCGGCCAACGAGCGTTCATCGCCATGAAGAGGCGGTGGTTTCTTTTAAAAAAACTTCCACGACAACTCATTGTACAGGACAAAATCATCTAACCAAATGA
- a CDS encoding SUMF1/EgtB/PvdO family nonheme iron enzyme — MSMITKSNRKWYQFPANAWGLHDMHRNVWEWTGSEYNEDYGGAELRGVSDPSSSARRVLRGGGWYVNPEDVRSANRIWVAPGEADNFLGFRLARAL; from the coding sequence ATGAGTATGATAACAAAATCTAATCGTAAATGGTATCAGTTTCCGGCCAACGCTTGGGGACTGCACGACATGCACCGCAATGTCTGGGAATGGACCGGTTCGGAATATAACGAGGACTATGGTGGCGCTGAATTGCGTGGTGTCAGCGACCCCAGTTCCAGCGCCCGGCGCGTGCTTCGGGGCGGTGGCTGGTACGTCAACCCGGAGGACGTCCGGTCGGCCAACCGCATCTGGGTCGCCCCCGGTGAAGCGGACAACTTCCTGGGCTTTCGTCTCGCCAGGGCCCTCTGA
- a CDS encoding HAMP domain-containing protein has translation MMRLLPQSLFGRLLLFLTGGLVLAQLLSAGILLQDREQALSHAIGGHIAQRIAAIVGLLDTLDEAERRRLVTALDLPPTRLSLDLPWSEQATMDERYHTTLFRALLRRQLGPDRLFQVEIADDWPPPITDRPTWRAPHRPPRDWSNRPPPPSGEADRPPRRWRRAMMLGLRNFVVQVRLNDKTVVTFQQVLPEEVIAWPTRLLLILLVLLVSVAVLAALAVRALTRPLTVLANAAAELGRDIRRPPLAESGPLEVRRAAAAFNTMQDRLIRYIEDRDRILAAMSHDLKTPITRLRLRAELLDDSPLREKFQADLDDMQHMAQASLDFLRGGENGEPIASMDLNALLESLQEDAEDAGNEVGITGTARQPLRCRPLALKRCLTNLLDNALKYGQRADITVRDTPQRLTLTIRDHGSGIPGTELERVFEPFYRLESSRSRDTGGAGLGLSIARNIARAHGGDLKLRNHPQGGLEAILELPR, from the coding sequence CTGATGCGTCTATTGCCGCAATCCCTGTTCGGTCGGCTGCTGCTATTCCTGACTGGCGGTCTGGTGCTCGCTCAACTGTTGAGCGCCGGGATTCTGCTGCAAGACCGCGAACAGGCACTCTCCCACGCCATCGGCGGCCACATCGCCCAGCGCATCGCCGCCATCGTCGGCCTGCTGGACACGCTGGACGAGGCTGAACGCCGCCGCCTGGTGACGGCGCTGGACCTGCCACCCACCCGCCTCAGCCTCGACCTGCCCTGGTCCGAGCAAGCGACGATGGACGAGCGCTACCACACCACGCTGTTCCGCGCCCTGTTGCGCCGCCAGCTCGGCCCGGACCGGCTGTTTCAGGTCGAAATCGCCGACGACTGGCCCCCGCCCATCACCGACCGGCCGACCTGGCGTGCCCCGCACCGGCCGCCACGCGACTGGAGCAACCGGCCGCCGCCGCCATCCGGGGAGGCCGATCGCCCACCGCGCCGCTGGCGGCGCGCGATGATGTTGGGCTTGCGCAATTTCGTGGTGCAGGTGCGCTTGAACGATAAGACTGTGGTCACCTTCCAGCAAGTGCTGCCGGAAGAAGTCATCGCCTGGCCGACGCGCCTGCTGCTGATCCTGCTGGTGTTGCTGGTGTCGGTCGCGGTGCTGGCGGCGTTGGCGGTGCGCGCCCTGACCCGGCCGCTGACCGTGCTGGCCAACGCCGCCGCCGAACTGGGCCGCGACATTCGCCGCCCGCCGCTGGCCGAATCCGGGCCGCTGGAAGTCCGCCGCGCCGCCGCCGCCTTCAATACCATGCAGGATCGGCTGATCCGCTACATCGAGGATCGCGACCGCATCCTCGCCGCGATGTCCCACGACCTCAAAACCCCGATCACCCGCTTGCGGCTGCGCGCCGAACTGCTGGACGATTCGCCGCTGCGGGAGAAATTCCAGGCCGATCTGGACGACATGCAGCACATGGCGCAGGCGTCGCTGGATTTCCTGCGCGGCGGCGAGAACGGCGAACCCATCGCGTCGATGGATCTCAACGCCTTGCTGGAATCGTTGCAGGAGGATGCGGAGGATGCCGGCAACGAGGTAGGCATCACCGGCACGGCCCGCCAGCCGTTGCGTTGCCGACCGCTGGCCCTAAAGCGCTGCCTGACCAATCTGCTGGACAACGCCCTGAAATACGGTCAGCGCGCCGATATCACGGTACGGGACACGCCACAACGCTTGACGCTGACGATCCGCGATCATGGATCGGGTATCCCCGGCACGGAGCTGGAACGGGTTTTCGAACCGTTCTACCGGCTGGAAAGCTCGCGCAGTCGGGACACCGGCGGCGCCGGTCTGGGTCTGAGCATCGCCCGCAACATCGCCCGTGCCCACGGCGGCGACCTGAAGCTGCGCAATCATCCGCAAGGTGGGCTGGAAGCGATACTGGAACTCCCGCGCTGA
- a CDS encoding IS4 family transposase: MLHHHFHWNRARISCIVYLIIGIIQMGTVNLAKIAVTFPGRAQPASHYKRLQRLFCQFSLDLNQVARFIASLIPVLQFKLTLDRTNWKYGDVNINYLVLGVVYRGSAFPILWVALDKKGNSNTQERIALMNRFLTIFGPQMIACLFADREFIGIQWFGYLIENQIKFVIRIKKNTQISNSRGVPVSAENLFRGLPRGSALVLSGQRTVWGHSLYVIGLKMANGEFVILATQEQPETALENYKERWPIETLFICLKTRGFDLESTHITDPQRLEKWMAFLAIAFSWAHIIGEWRHEIKPIKIKKHGRPTQSLFRYGLDYLRSCLFHHQESARQYAFHQALESLFKRLGSSPQNRCFLPLTNTPPGRILT; the protein is encoded by the coding sequence ATGCTTCATCATCATTTTCACTGGAACCGAGCGCGTATCTCTTGCATCGTCTATTTAATTATCGGAATCATCCAGATGGGAACGGTCAATCTCGCAAAGATTGCTGTCACCTTTCCTGGGCGTGCGCAACCGGCCTCTCATTACAAACGCCTTCAACGACTTTTTTGTCAATTTTCTCTAGATCTGAATCAAGTCGCCCGGTTCATTGCCAGTCTCATTCCTGTGCTTCAGTTCAAATTGACACTCGATAGAACCAATTGGAAATATGGTGATGTCAATATCAATTACCTTGTTTTAGGAGTCGTCTATCGCGGATCTGCTTTTCCTATACTATGGGTTGCTTTAGATAAAAAAGGCAACTCAAATACCCAAGAAAGAATAGCATTAATGAATCGATTCCTTACGATTTTCGGCCCGCAAATGATCGCCTGCTTGTTTGCGGATCGCGAGTTTATTGGGATTCAATGGTTTGGTTATCTTATTGAAAATCAAATTAAATTCGTAATACGCATCAAAAAGAATACGCAAATCTCTAACTCCCGAGGGGTCCCCGTCTCCGCCGAAAATCTTTTTCGAGGCCTACCCCGTGGCAGCGCTCTGGTTTTATCGGGCCAACGAACCGTGTGGGGGCACTCTCTTTATGTGATTGGTCTGAAAATGGCCAACGGTGAATTCGTTATTCTCGCAACGCAAGAACAACCGGAAACCGCGTTGGAAAATTATAAGGAACGCTGGCCGATCGAAACGCTTTTCATTTGCTTAAAAACTCGGGGATTCGATCTGGAATCCACCCATATAACTGACCCCCAGCGACTTGAAAAATGGATGGCTTTTCTCGCTATTGCATTTAGTTGGGCGCATATTATTGGTGAATGGCGCCATGAAATTAAACCGATCAAGATCAAAAAACATGGCCGTCCCACCCAAAGTCTTTTTCGCTATGGATTAGATTATTTGAGAAGTTGTTTATTTCATCACCAAGAATCCGCCCGGCAATACGCTTTTCATCAGGCACTGGAGTCGCTCTTTAAACGGTTGGGATCGAGCCCTCAAAATCGCTGTTTTCTACCTCTAACCAATACGCCACCCGGCAGAATTTTAACGTAA
- a CDS encoding response regulator transcription factor yields MNPPTTSMIYIVDDDPALRDSLQCLLESVGLQARAFTDIDAFLMVYQPDRPACLLLDIRVSGRGDSGAQQQLHERGIDVPVIIITSDGDVATAVAAMKQGALDFIEKPFNDQLLLDCVHNALAEDVVRRRARARRQDLIRRFDTLTPREQDVLRRVVEGLSNREIAELLNLSRKTVEVHRAKVMQKTRADTLSQLIRMAMVIGVLKIYDAGD; encoded by the coding sequence ATGAATCCGCCGACAACCTCGATGATCTATATTGTGGACGACGATCCCGCCTTACGGGACTCGCTGCAATGCCTGCTGGAATCGGTGGGCTTGCAGGCGCGCGCTTTCACCGATATCGACGCCTTTCTGATGGTCTACCAGCCTGATCGGCCTGCGTGCTTGCTGCTGGATATCCGGGTTTCCGGACGCGGCGATTCAGGGGCTCAACAGCAGTTGCACGAGCGGGGTATCGATGTGCCGGTTATCATCATCACCAGCGACGGCGATGTGGCGACGGCAGTGGCCGCCATGAAGCAGGGTGCGCTGGATTTCATCGAAAAACCGTTCAACGACCAGTTGTTGCTGGATTGCGTGCACAACGCGCTGGCCGAGGATGTGGTACGCCGCCGTGCTCGGGCGCGGCGGCAGGATCTGATACGCCGGTTCGACACGCTGACCCCGCGCGAACAAGACGTGCTGCGGCGGGTTGTGGAAGGCTTATCCAACCGGGAGATTGCTGAACTCTTGAATCTGAGTCGCAAGACCGTGGAAGTGCATCGAGCCAAGGTGATGCAGAAGACGCGCGCCGACACGCTATCGCAGTTGATCCGGATGGCGATGGTGATCGGTGTTCTCAAGATCTATGATGCGGGAGACTGA
- a CDS encoding IS1595 family transposase — MTKQLPASALQGGHDYPRDYAELCAWFPDDDACLDYLDWLRWPDGFVCSRCGTTKSWRMSDGRFWCERCRRRVSVTTGTIFHRTRTPLTVWFAVAWYMTSAKNGVSAKTLQRLLGFGSYQTAWTMLHRFRTAMVRPDRDRLSGEVAVDETLVGGEEHGGKRGRGAGRKSLVAVAIELRSPKGFGRVRMLCVPDASGASLVPFVCDAVARGATVLTDGWSGYHDLATHGLIHRRTIVSDSGDPAHVSMPGVHRVAALLKRWLLGTHQGAVESDHLQGYLDEFAFRFNRRHSAFRGLLFRRLLEQAVQTGPMTYRSLVANPSPKLIPPCPLSAHHLSPASLAVTSSVRPWRDHNR, encoded by the coding sequence ATGACGAAGCAGCTTCCTGCCTCTGCTCTCCAGGGCGGTCACGATTACCCGCGTGACTATGCCGAGTTGTGCGCGTGGTTTCCCGATGATGACGCCTGTCTCGACTATCTTGATTGGCTGCGCTGGCCAGACGGTTTCGTTTGCTCGCGCTGCGGAACCACCAAGAGTTGGCGGATGAGTGACGGGCGGTTTTGGTGTGAACGCTGCAGGCGTCGTGTGTCGGTGACCACGGGGACGATCTTCCACCGCACTCGTACACCGCTGACGGTTTGGTTCGCTGTTGCCTGGTACATGACCTCGGCGAAGAATGGGGTTTCGGCCAAGACGCTTCAGCGCCTGTTGGGCTTCGGCTCCTACCAGACGGCGTGGACGATGCTGCACCGCTTTCGCACGGCGATGGTTCGTCCAGATCGCGATCGCCTGAGCGGTGAGGTGGCAGTTGATGAAACCCTGGTTGGCGGTGAAGAACATGGCGGCAAGCGTGGCCGTGGTGCGGGACGCAAGTCGCTGGTTGCGGTCGCCATCGAGCTGCGATCTCCCAAGGGCTTCGGACGGGTACGGATGCTTTGTGTTCCTGATGCGTCGGGCGCAAGTTTGGTGCCATTCGTCTGCGATGCCGTGGCGCGCGGGGCCACCGTGTTGACCGATGGCTGGAGTGGCTACCACGATCTCGCCACTCACGGATTGATTCATCGACGGACTATCGTCTCCGATAGCGGTGATCCTGCTCACGTCTCCATGCCCGGTGTCCACAGGGTGGCTGCCTTGCTCAAACGATGGCTTCTCGGCACCCACCAAGGCGCCGTCGAGTCCGATCATCTGCAAGGCTACCTTGACGAGTTTGCGTTTCGATTCAATCGGCGTCATTCTGCATTTCGTGGACTGTTGTTCCGGCGGCTCCTCGAACAAGCCGTGCAAACAGGTCCCATGACCTACCGCTCGCTGGTGGCAAACCCATCGCCGAAGCTCATCCCCCCGTGCCCGCTGTCAGCGCATCATCTGAGCCCGGCGTCGCTTGCTGTCACCTCGTCAGTTCGCCCGTGGCGAGACCACAACAGGTAG
- a CDS encoding acyl-CoA synthetase, producing the protein MSPSAHNNIYEMSLDQNPANHVPLTPLTFIERAASVYPHYTAVVHGPVRRDWAETYARCRRLASALQQRGIGLGDTVAAMLPNIPEMFEAHFGVPMSGATLNTLNIRLDAETIAFMLEHGEAKILFTDREFSETIGRALRLVPAAKRPLVIDVDDPQFVGGEKRGTLDYEGLLAEGDPEFIWPLPANEWQAITLNYTSGTTGNPKGVVYHHRGAYLNAVSNALVWDMGLHPVYLWTLPMFHCNGWCFPWTLAATVGTNVCLRQVRADLVFDLIKREKVNHFCGAPIVLNLLKNAPDEMKTGIDHPVKVMTAGAAPPAAVIEGMQRMNFDVTHTYGLTETYGPSVVCAWHGEWDELSLPERAALKSRQGVRYPMLEGLMVADPQTLEPVPRDGETIGEIFMRGNVVMKGYLKNPAASEEAFQGGWFHSGDLAVWHEDGYIDIKDRSKDIIISGGENISTIEVEDVLYRHPAVMEVAVVARPDEKWGETPCAFVTVKPGMEHVTEEEIIEFCRNQLARFKVPRAVVFGPLPKTSTGKMQKFILRERVKHL; encoded by the coding sequence ATGAGTCCCAGCGCCCACAACAATATTTATGAAATGAGCCTGGATCAGAATCCGGCCAACCATGTGCCGCTGACCCCATTGACCTTTATCGAACGGGCCGCTTCGGTCTATCCCCACTACACCGCCGTGGTGCATGGTCCCGTCCGGCGCGACTGGGCGGAAACCTACGCCCGGTGCCGGCGGCTGGCCTCGGCGCTGCAACAACGCGGCATCGGCCTTGGCGATACCGTCGCGGCGATGCTGCCCAACATCCCGGAAATGTTCGAGGCGCATTTTGGCGTCCCGATGTCCGGCGCGACGCTGAACACCCTGAATATCCGGCTGGACGCCGAAACGATCGCTTTTATGCTCGAACATGGCGAGGCGAAAATCCTGTTCACCGACCGCGAGTTTTCCGAGACCATCGGCAGGGCGCTGCGGCTGGTGCCAGCGGCCAAGCGGCCGCTGGTCATCGATGTGGATGACCCGCAATTTGTCGGTGGTGAGAAGCGGGGAACGCTGGACTATGAGGGGTTGCTGGCCGAGGGCGATCCGGAGTTTATCTGGCCACTGCCGGCCAATGAGTGGCAGGCCATCACCCTGAACTACACCTCCGGCACCACCGGTAATCCCAAGGGGGTGGTTTATCACCATCGCGGCGCGTATTTGAACGCGGTGAGCAACGCCCTGGTGTGGGACATGGGTCTGCATCCGGTCTATTTGTGGACTCTGCCGATGTTTCACTGCAACGGCTGGTGTTTCCCGTGGACCCTCGCCGCCACGGTCGGCACCAACGTCTGCCTGCGTCAGGTGCGCGCCGACCTGGTGTTCGATCTGATCAAGCGGGAAAAGGTCAATCATTTCTGCGGTGCGCCGATCGTGCTGAACCTGCTCAAGAACGCCCCGGACGAGATGAAGACGGGCATCGATCACCCGGTCAAGGTGATGACCGCCGGCGCCGCGCCGCCCGCCGCCGTGATCGAAGGCATGCAACGGATGAACTTCGATGTCACCCATACCTACGGCCTGACCGAGACCTACGGGCCGTCGGTGGTGTGTGCCTGGCATGGCGAGTGGGACGAGTTGAGCCTGCCCGAGCGGGCGGCGCTGAAATCCCGTCAGGGAGTGCGCTACCCGATGTTGGAAGGATTGATGGTGGCCGACCCTCAGACGCTGGAACCGGTGCCGCGGGATGGCGAAACCATCGGCGAAATCTTCATGCGCGGCAATGTGGTGATGAAGGGTTATCTGAAGAACCCCGCCGCCAGCGAGGAAGCGTTCCAGGGCGGCTGGTTCCACAGCGGCGATCTGGCGGTCTGGCACGAGGACGGCTATATCGATATCAAGGACCGCTCCAAGGACATCATCATCTCCGGCGGCGAGAACATCTCCACCATCGAAGTCGAGGATGTGCTGTACCGACATCCAGCGGTGATGGAAGTGGCGGTGGTGGCGCGGCCCGACGAGAAGTGGGGCGAAACGCCCTGTGCGTTCGTGACCGTCAAGCCGGGCATGGAGCATGTAACCGAAGAGGAGATCATCGAGTTTTGCCGCAACCAGTTGGCGCGCTTCAAGGTGCCCAGGGCCGTGGTGTTCGGGCCGCTGCCCAAGACCTCCACCGGCAAGATGCAAAAGTTCATCCTGCGCGAACGGGTCAAGCATCTCTAA
- a CDS encoding NRDE family protein, with product MCLILVAYHCHPGHELLVAANRDEFHDRPTAPLAFWEDAPQVLAGRDLKEGGTWMGVTRTGRFAAITNYREPGRVLTNAPSRGHLVSAYLQDSIPANAYLERLLPQASRYNGFNLLLGDTAGLYYYSNRAGAPQRLPPGWYGLSNHLLNTPWPKLKRGVSLLRDALDADSDPAPDNLLSLLMDRTPAPDPELPPTGVPLEWERWLSPIFIDAPGYGTRSSTLLLAGNRGQARMLEATWLDGGRREYRLDWPVPASLA from the coding sequence ATGTGCCTGATTCTCGTTGCTTACCACTGTCATCCTGGCCACGAACTGCTGGTCGCGGCCAACCGCGACGAATTTCATGACCGTCCCACCGCGCCCCTGGCTTTCTGGGAAGATGCGCCCCAAGTGCTGGCCGGGCGCGATCTCAAGGAAGGCGGCACCTGGATGGGCGTCACCCGAACCGGTCGTTTTGCCGCCATCACCAACTACCGCGAACCTGGCCGCGTGCTGACGAACGCGCCGTCGCGAGGCCATCTGGTCAGCGCCTACCTGCAAGATTCGATACCGGCGAACGCTTATCTCGAACGCTTGCTGCCGCAAGCCAGCCGTTACAATGGCTTCAACCTGCTGTTGGGCGATACGGCGGGTTTGTATTACTACTCCAATCGTGCCGGCGCGCCCCAACGCCTGCCGCCGGGATGGTACGGCCTCAGCAACCATCTGCTGAACACGCCCTGGCCCAAGCTAAAACGGGGGGTGTCGCTGCTACGCGACGCGCTGGACGCTGACTCCGATCCGGCGCCGGATAATCTGCTTAGCCTGCTCATGGACCGGACGCCGGCGCCCGACCCCGAACTGCCGCCCACCGGCGTCCCGCTGGAATGGGAGCGCTGGCTGTCGCCGATCTTCATCGACGCGCCAGGTTACGGCACCCGCTCCTCGACCTTGCTGCTGGCGGGTAACCGCGGGCAAGCACGAATGCTGGAAGCGACCTGGCTCGACGGCGGTCGACGCGAATATCGATTGGACTGGCCGGTGCCGGCGAGTTTGGCATGA